A single Henriciella sp. AS95 DNA region contains:
- the ectA gene encoding diaminobutyrate acetyltransferase has protein sequence MSTDTVERAGAAHQSSAANIEISAPRSEDGAAVHDLIAACPPLDTNSLYMNLIQTTHFSDTCALARDDEDVIAWVSGHIPPSEPDVFFLWQVAVGEKARGQRIAKRLVADIFSRPACSSVRYLKTTITSDNEASWGLFRSIARWLDAPLQESEFFDKDRHFKGRHDSEILVTIGPFELPADT, from the coding sequence ATGAGCACCGACACAGTTGAAAGAGCAGGCGCTGCACATCAATCGAGCGCCGCCAACATCGAAATTTCCGCTCCTCGAAGCGAAGATGGCGCAGCTGTGCATGATCTTATCGCGGCCTGCCCGCCACTCGATACCAACTCGCTATACATGAACCTCATCCAGACGACGCACTTTTCCGATACGTGCGCGCTCGCGCGCGATGATGAAGATGTGATCGCCTGGGTGTCGGGACACATCCCCCCTTCCGAACCAGACGTCTTTTTTCTCTGGCAGGTCGCTGTCGGTGAGAAGGCTCGTGGCCAGCGCATCGCAAAGCGCCTCGTCGCTGACATTTTTTCAAGACCGGCTTGTTCGTCCGTCCGATATTTGAAGACGACGATCACGTCGGACAATGAGGCCTCCTGGGGCCTGTTCCGGAGTATCGCCAGATGGCTTGATGCTCCTCTTCAAGAGAGCGAGTTCTTTGATAAGGACCGTCACTTCAAGGGCCGTCACGACAGCGAAATTCTCGTGACCATCGGCCCATTCGAGCTGCCGGCCGACACCTGA
- a CDS encoding MarR family winged helix-turn-helix transcriptional regulator: MPQLSEGFEAARLSAVNADTWSEGMTEQSEAALVALRRIMKATAVNVRSVAHQTGLTASQLLVLQVLRTRGEMLTGDLARAVDLKQATISILLDKLQERGLIERRRGESDRRRVWVHITEQGHNTLQSAPDLLQSSFRSRFSKLAEWEQASLVAALLRVVSLLGAETIEASPLLDVGDVNDLPANDTSPPKGG, translated from the coding sequence ATGCCCCAATTATCCGAAGGTTTTGAAGCCGCTAGATTGTCTGCGGTGAATGCGGATACCTGGAGCGAGGGGATGACGGAGCAAAGTGAAGCGGCGCTGGTCGCGCTGCGCCGGATCATGAAGGCAACGGCTGTCAACGTACGATCGGTCGCACATCAGACCGGATTGACCGCGTCGCAGCTGCTCGTCCTGCAGGTTCTTCGAACGCGCGGAGAAATGCTCACGGGCGATCTGGCACGTGCCGTCGACCTGAAGCAGGCAACGATTTCTATCCTGCTCGACAAGCTACAGGAACGCGGGCTGATCGAACGGCGCCGCGGCGAAAGTGATCGTCGGCGCGTTTGGGTGCATATCACGGAGCAAGGCCACAATACGCTGCAAAGCGCCCCGGACCTGCTCCAATCATCTTTCCGGTCGCGATTCTCAAAACTCGCAGAGTGGGAGCAAGCGAGCCTCGTTGCTGCTCTGCTGCGTGTGGTCTCGCTACTTGGCGCAGAAACCATTGAAGCAAGCCCCCTCCTTGACGTTGGCGACGTCAACGATCTTCCGGCCAATGACACATCCCCTCCAAAAGGTGGGTAG
- a CDS encoding c-type cytochrome, with amino-acid sequence MRTSIAAIALAMGLSVVTACGGSGEEPAEAAPTPPAETDTSDADASAPAETETAELTEASGSAEFAGLPEPYASADFDRGKRVFFQCQSCHTLTEGGDVVLGPNLYGLFGREVGTSGDFEYSTALQEADFEWTPEKLDQWLTRPRDFLPGNNMSFAGVQRPDDRTAVIAYVMTQTGYEAP; translated from the coding sequence ATGAGAACGAGCATTGCAGCGATAGCGCTGGCCATGGGGCTGAGTGTGGTTACCGCGTGTGGCGGGTCTGGCGAGGAGCCAGCAGAGGCCGCGCCGACGCCGCCAGCCGAAACGGACACGTCCGATGCTGATGCGTCCGCGCCCGCAGAAACCGAAACTGCCGAGCTGACAGAGGCATCCGGAAGTGCCGAGTTTGCCGGCTTGCCAGAGCCTTATGCATCAGCGGATTTCGACCGTGGCAAGCGTGTTTTCTTTCAATGTCAGTCCTGCCACACGCTCACCGAAGGCGGCGATGTTGTCCTGGGGCCGAACCTTTACGGTCTATTCGGCCGTGAAGTCGGCACATCTGGCGATTTCGAGTATTCGACGGCGCTTCAGGAAGCCGACTTTGAATGGACGCCCGAGAAGCTGGACCAGTGGCTCACGCGCCCACGCGACTTCCTTCCCGGCAACAATATGAGCTTTGCCGGCGTGCAGCGCCCTGACGATCGCACAGCTGTCATCGCCTATGTGATGACGCAGACGGGCTATGAGGCGCCTTAA